The Nicotiana tomentosiformis chromosome 2, ASM39032v3, whole genome shotgun sequence genome includes the window CGTCCACATTCTGTTCACTGTAACATGTACCTGAGACCATCTGTGATAGCCAATATCGTATAGGTATGCTTTAACACGTGTGTCGATCTCTTCAATCTTTGACATTCTTTCATTAAATTCATCAAGCGAGTATGATCGTGTCGTAATAAAGTACAATATGTTTAACTTTAGATGACCCTTCTTGAACTTTGACCTTATATTTGTCCAAATATGCCACATGCAAGCATAATGTGGTATGCCGATACAAACAATAGATGTTGCCTTCAAGATACTCTCATTCTGATCCGAAATAACATACATATTTGGTTTTTCACCATACGCATGTTTGAATTGCTCAAAAAACCACTTCTATGATGCGTCATTTTCTGAATCAACAACAGCATATGCCAGTGGTAATATGCTACCTATCACAGGTggcaaaaagaaattcaatttccaTAATAAAACTGGAGATTAAAAAAGATACAtactaaaaaataaatttataacaATATTTCTACAATTAATCTACAATACCTGCAGCATCCATTGTGCTAGTTGTTAACATTATTTCCTTATATGCCGACTTCAAAAAGGTCCCATCAACTACTACAACTGGCCTACAATACTTGCAACCCTTGATAGATGTACTAAGCGCAATATATGCGTACAAGAAACAGTCATTGTTAGTCTTCTGCAATTTAACAACCGACCCCGGATAAGTCTTCTCCAGAATATACAAAGAACTTGGCAAGCGGCTGTATGAATCAGAAAGATAACCTCTCAAAAATTCCAAAGCCTTTTCATTTGCTCTACAAGCTTGCATGTATGTTAAGTTCACACCGTGTTCTGATAACATATCAGTTTGTATGTCTTTTGGTATGTAAATTGTCTTAAGATCTGCATATTTTGGTATAACCATGCTACTAACTACAGTGGCGGTAGTTTTGCATTGTATGTATGTATTGTCCATCAAAGAGCATGTGTGCAAGCTGTTGAATTTTTGAACCTTGAACAATGCTGAATCATTTATGCTGGTGGACATAAAGTGCCATGTACAATTGTCCCCAACACATACCAGGCAGTAGCTACAGAATAAAAACAATTTAAAGCATGTTATGAAAAATGTAGCTACAAAATAATAGGTTGTTTAAGCATAAAAATCttatatttaacaatttatatacaaaaaaactacaaattatatacaatttgTATACAATGATATTACAAACTATACAAAAAAAGATACACAAAGAaactacaaattaaacaaaaatatGATGTTGACAATTGAACTGTTCCTACCTTCTTGCGCTAGACCTTTTCACCCTaaattggaacttgttcatgacAGAATAGTGCTTCATTGCACTGGCAATTGTTTGATTGTCTTTGTAGACTTAGCCTACTTCAATAACATATGGCATATGTTCTGTTATGATGATACTTTCTTATTCCACTATCGCCGAAGATGTTTGCATATCAATCAACTTCAGTGTTCCAGATGAACCTGCACTCAATTAAAGCTAACTACAGTTCAGACATACATTATAGATAGTTTGTAGTAAAATTATAGAACACGTGAAATTCAATACATCAATATTCATAACAGTTGAACTACACTTGCTATGTAGTATTTTTGTAGCTATATTGTAGAAAAATTGTAGAACGCATGAAATATAAAAACATATCACTACTGAAATAAAAGAGCAAACCTGCAATTGTGTTCGAATTAGAGATATTGTATTCCAAATCGAAATCACGCACTGTTATACATAGCGGATATATTCCTAagcttttgttttcctttttcgtcTCCATGTATACTCGAACTCCCATATCGTTCTGAATTTTCATTTGAGGACAATGTTTGTTCACAATGTATTTGATTTCGATGATTTTTTCTGATGTATCGATCATTAGGTGCTCTGCGATTGCAGAATTCAATTGACTATAAGTTGAATCATCGCTGACTACAATTTCGTCAACATTAAAATCTTTGTATCTCCCAAAGCTATCCCAATTATCATTTAGCTGAAGCATAATAGCTATTTTTGACATTATGTCACAGAATTCAATACCATTGTAGATAAttgtttgtaatttttttttttcaaaaccttCGCTTATGGTTGTGAAACCAGAGGAGACAGAAAAAACCGGAGTATCGGCGATGATAAACTGAGAAAATCGGCGTAATAGTAGGCTTAATTCAATTGTGATGATTGCGTCGCAAAATTCTCGGAAGAATCCTATGTAAGGGTGGCAAGAGggtcgggcccggtcctaagtgggcttcgcgggcccggtcctaagtgggccggtcctatgcggtccggtcctaaacggtcccgggcttcgcgggcttattgctggaaccagctcgggaccgggaccacgaactaacggtcccgggttaagtgggccggtcccgggcctaggTGGGCCTAAACGGGTCCAAAcaggcctaaacgggcccaacagaaactttttatttttaatttttttttatagaagttagaggaaaaaaatagtaataaagattaataagctatattcgatttatatactatatatacatcttaaaatatatatatactatattatatatacatagtatatatcttaaaatatactatatatacatcttaagatatactatacatatatagtatactagatatatatatagtataatatagtagatcttaagatatatatacatcttaagatatataagctatatatatatatatatatatatatatatatatatatatatatatagtaagatgtatatagatagtatatcttaagatgtatattatcgaatatgacttataaactatgtatatatattagagtatatatatagtatattatagtatatatatacatcttaagatatatatatatatatacacacactatactatatatacatagtatattcgatatactcgatatacatatatatataagcttatatatatactatactatactatatatacatcttaagatatataagctatattcgatttatatactatatatacatcttaagatatatatatatatacacacacactatactatatatacatagtatataagtcatattcgatagtatacatcttaagatatactatatatacatcttaagagaGATATATATACAcaacactatactatatatacatcttaagatatatatatatatatatatagtatatacatcttaagatatatataatatatatagtaagatgtatatatattatagtatagtatagtatagtatatactatatatacaacttaagatatataagctatattcgatatattcgatatacatatatatatatatatatatatatatataaagcttatatatatactatactatactataatatatatacatcttactatatataagctatattcgatttatatactatatatacatcttaagatatactatatatacatgtatatctactatactatactatactatatatatatatctagtatatctagtatactatgtatatatagtatatcttaagatgtatatatagtatatatatagtatattatagtatagtatagtatatataggaTAAGatgtataatatagtatagtatagtatatatatagtatatcttaagatgtatatatagtatatatatatcttatgagatgtatatatagtatagactatagtatagtataaatataagcttatatatatatatatatatatatatatatatatatatatatatatatatatatatatatatatatacactatactatactatattatactatatgtatagcttaagatatataaatagacaaaaatattgtaaagagatattcaaatcaatgcgttatatttttattatagcattaaaaatcatggaaatatctttcttagtcttcctcccccctatggaatgagcacaacaaggtgctaataccaccattaagaagaaaaaaaaactaatcaagatgtgccaaaatacaagttacatattaatttacatggtatctcttacaaattttatAAATCCTTCAATgcccggaggaatttccgttggtggtggcggaaatgaagcttggtcatcaccgcttccaagcgaagcatcatcctccgcaagttcagctagcatttcttcgtaagcttcgtctacctctggttgtgattcagcaagtccaaaatttcttcttttcgaacggatccaatctctgaaaagtactg containing:
- the LOC138905473 gene encoding uncharacterized protein; translation: MKHYSVMNKFQFRVKRSSARSYCLVCVGDNCTWHFMSTSINDSALFKVQKFNSLHTCSLMDNTYIQCKTTATVVSSMVIPKYADLKTIYIPKDIQTDMLSEHGVNLTYMQACRANEKALEFLRGYLSDSYSRLPSSLYILEKTYPGSVVKLQKTNNDCFLYAYIALSTSIKGCKYCRPVVVVDGTFLKSAYKEIMLTTSTMDAAGSILPLAYAVVDSENDAS